In Paenibacillus sp. BIC5C1, a genomic segment contains:
- a CDS encoding RICIN domain-containing protein — protein MLVLFSFLIALLPGTTTNAATNWNLVWSDEFNGSSLNTSNWSAEIGTGSGGWGNNELQYYTNRTENLQVTGGNLVITARKENYNGSSYTSARIKTQGLKDFTYGKVEARIKLPSGQGLWPAFWMLGSNINSVGWPKSGEIDIMERVNNNAFVNGTVHWDANGHADYGKISENLDFSQFHVYSIEWDSKYIRWFVDGKQFNEFYIENGTGNTEEFQRPFFLLLNMAVGGNWPGSPNNATPFPSQMLVDYVRVYQAANTPNIISGGLYTIGSKASGKVLDIVDVSTASGAKVQQWTNYSASNQTFRVDSTGDGFYKLTAVHSGKVLDVPNSTASPGVQLQQWDDNGSNAQRWSIQDAGNGYYKIISKVNGLAVDVSSSSTADGAVIQQWNDNGTDAQRWSFNKLN, from the coding sequence ATGTTGGTGCTGTTCAGTTTCCTAATCGCTTTACTGCCTGGCACGACGACAAACGCAGCGACCAATTGGAATCTGGTGTGGAGTGACGAATTCAATGGAAGCTCTCTGAATACGTCGAACTGGTCTGCAGAGATTGGTACCGGCAGTGGTGGATGGGGAAATAATGAATTGCAGTATTATACGAATCGCACCGAGAACCTGCAAGTTACAGGTGGCAATCTGGTCATCACTGCACGCAAAGAAAATTACAATGGCAGTAGTTATACCTCGGCGCGAATCAAAACCCAAGGCTTGAAGGATTTTACTTACGGGAAAGTCGAAGCACGTATCAAGCTGCCGTCAGGTCAGGGACTCTGGCCTGCTTTTTGGATGCTGGGAAGCAACATTAATTCCGTTGGCTGGCCAAAGAGCGGAGAGATCGACATTATGGAGCGGGTCAACAACAATGCTTTTGTAAACGGTACCGTTCACTGGGATGCTAACGGGCATGCCGATTATGGAAAGATATCGGAAAATCTTGATTTTTCCCAATTTCATGTGTATAGCATCGAATGGGATTCCAAATATATAAGATGGTTTGTGGATGGCAAACAATTCAATGAGTTTTACATTGAAAATGGAACAGGCAATACTGAGGAGTTTCAGCGTCCTTTTTTCCTCCTGTTGAATATGGCTGTGGGCGGGAATTGGCCTGGCAGCCCTAATAACGCGACACCTTTCCCATCCCAAATGCTGGTGGATTACGTACGGGTATATCAAGCAGCGAATACACCGAACATTATCAGCGGAGGCCTCTACACAATTGGTTCCAAAGCAAGCGGTAAAGTGTTGGATATCGTGGATGTATCCACGGCAAGCGGAGCCAAAGTACAACAATGGACCAATTACAGTGCGAGTAACCAAACGTTCAGGGTCGACAGCACAGGGGATGGTTTCTATAAACTTACGGCGGTTCATAGCGGAAAAGTTCTTGATGTGCCCAACTCAACAGCGTCACCCGGTGTGCAGCTTCAGCAATGGGATGATAACGGCTCTAACGCCCAAAGGTGGAGCATCCAGGATGCAGGGAACGGTTACTATAAAATCATTTCCAAAGTGAATGGATTGGCAGTAGATGTGTCGAGTTCTTCAACGGCAGATGGGGCTGTAATCCAGCAATGGAATGATAACGGTACAGATGCACAAAGATGGTCGTTTAACAAATTGAATTAA
- a CDS encoding exosporium glycoprotein BclB-related protein yields MKYKKRSGAGGSGFRKGGEELHHTGIGEEAHLLLKLIGELRTTIAQVFANPTQVNVSVLIEILRKLLALVHHLKLKKGNKSSLEAALELSIASAEVIPFSPISVGINLQQLLDSLLSVVLQECIHSADKDQLVIAIRAAEVALANTLRNSGLPGPAGPAGPAGPAGPQGVAGAQGTIGPVGSQGNPGPAGAAGLNGATGATGATGPAGGATGATGVTGATGIVGSAGVTGATGDPGVAGATGVTGATGAAGLAGATGVTGATGTAGVTGVTGATGAAGLAGATGVTGATGTAGVTGVTGATGAAGLAGATGVTGVTGTAGVTGVTGATGAAGLAGATGVTGATGTAGVTGVTGATGAAGLAGVTGITGVTGATGSGAIIPFASGGPAILTTIVGGLVGTTSLIGFGSSATGISLVGGAIDLTGSVVGPLINCAFSAPRDGVITSIAAYFSTTVALSLVGSTVTITAQLFSSPTPDNAFTAVPGAVVTLAPPLTGIIALGSISNGITTGLAIPVTAQTRLLLVFSATATGLTLVNTVVGYASGGVNIT; encoded by the coding sequence ATGAAATACAAAAAACGCAGTGGAGCCGGGGGAAGCGGCTTTAGAAAAGGCGGAGAAGAATTACATCATACGGGCATTGGTGAAGAAGCTCATTTACTCCTCAAATTAATAGGTGAATTGAGAACTACCATTGCACAGGTATTTGCTAATCCAACTCAGGTTAATGTTTCTGTCTTAATAGAAATTTTGCGAAAGTTGCTGGCTTTGGTTCATCATTTGAAATTAAAGAAAGGAAACAAGTCGAGCCTGGAAGCAGCTTTGGAACTTTCGATTGCTTCAGCGGAGGTCATTCCCTTCTCTCCAATAAGTGTAGGCATTAATTTGCAGCAATTGCTTGATTCGCTGTTGTCTGTAGTTTTACAGGAATGCATTCATTCCGCGGACAAAGACCAGTTGGTCATTGCTATTCGAGCAGCAGAAGTAGCTCTTGCCAACACACTTAGAAACTCAGGACTTCCAGGACCTGCGGGACCCGCAGGCCCAGCAGGTCCTGCCGGACCTCAAGGTGTTGCGGGTGCTCAAGGAACGATAGGTCCAGTGGGATCACAGGGTAACCCTGGCCCAGCGGGTGCAGCTGGTCTGAACGGAGCTACGGGAGCAACCGGAGCAACGGGCCCAGCAGGTGGTGCAACTGGAGCCACAGGAGTGACTGGAGCGACGGGAATTGTTGGATCAGCAGGCGTAACCGGAGCGACGGGCGATCCTGGTGTGGCGGGAGCGACGGGAGTAACTGGTGCTACGGGAGCCGCAGGATTGGCCGGAGCCACAGGGGTGACTGGAGCGACAGGAACAGCCGGCGTCACTGGTGTGACTGGTGCTACGGGAGCCGCAGGATTGGCCGGAGCCACAGGGGTGACTGGAGCGACAGGAACAGCCGGCGTCACTGGTGTGACTGGTGCTACGGGGGCCGCAGGATTGGCCGGAGCCACAGGGGTGACTGGAGTAACGGGAACAGCCGGCGTCACTGGTGTGACTGGTGCTACGGGGGCCGCAGGATTGGCCGGAGCCACAGGGGTGACTGGAGCGACAGGAACAGCCGGCGTCACTGGTGTGACTGGTGCTACGGGAGCCGCAGGATTGGCCGGAGTAACTGGTATTACAGGCGTTACAGGAGCTACAGGTTCGGGAGCGATCATTCCTTTTGCTTCTGGTGGTCCAGCCATTTTGACAACGATCGTTGGTGGATTGGTTGGTACAACAAGCCTGATTGGTTTCGGTAGCTCAGCAACGGGAATCAGCTTGGTGGGAGGCGCCATTGATTTAACAGGATCGGTAGTTGGACCACTCATTAACTGTGCTTTTTCGGCTCCAAGGGATGGAGTTATAACTTCCATAGCTGCGTATTTTAGCACAACCGTAGCCTTATCTTTGGTTGGTTCAACGGTAACCATCACAGCACAACTGTTCAGCTCGCCTACGCCAGACAACGCATTTACGGCTGTTCCTGGAGCTGTCGTGACACTGGCGCCTCCACTTACAGGTATTATCGCATTGGGCAGCATCTCCAATGGTATAACAACCGGATTGGCTATCCCTGTGACTGCACAGACTCGTCTGTTGTTGGTGTTCTCGGCGACGGCTACCGGACTCACACTCGTGAATACCGTTGTCGGTTATGCAAGTGGTGGCGTGAACATTACCTGA
- a CDS encoding AraC family ligand binding domain-containing protein translates to MNIEQLFFHILYCNSRKPKELRTFSNKGVRTLQHHELIFITGGKAEITIDSKRYSIQEGVLIYLQPDVPHLIEIDFKNPISFFQFTSVMSGSSRMIIHGL, encoded by the coding sequence ATGAATATAGAACAGCTCTTTTTCCATATTTTATACTGCAACTCAAGAAAGCCGAAAGAACTTCGAACATTTTCAAATAAAGGAGTGCGAACGCTTCAGCATCATGAACTTATATTTATTACAGGTGGGAAAGCGGAGATTACCATCGATAGTAAAAGATATTCCATTCAGGAAGGCGTTCTAATCTATCTTCAACCGGATGTCCCTCACTTGATAGAGATTGACTTTAAAAATCCCATCAGTTTTTTTCAGTTCACTTCAGTTATGTCCGGATCGAGCAGAATGATAATACATGGACTGTGA
- a CDS encoding AraC family transcriptional regulator: MNNDVEVFPLPAVQQLQDYYQLEEVFKHMVETWYTKLPGYEFSTKSLLQQLIIAIGQNVKKRHRNYATSLKVEKIINYMNQHLHRKITLTELSELVQLSAPYLSRAFKEITGYSIIEFFNKLKMDKAKEIILEGNNKVKEVAQLLGYTDEFYFSRLFKQLEGMSPTEFYSKNVHGV, encoded by the coding sequence GTGAACAATGACGTAGAGGTGTTTCCCTTGCCTGCTGTCCAGCAATTACAGGACTATTACCAATTGGAAGAAGTATTTAAACATATGGTGGAGACCTGGTATACGAAATTACCGGGTTATGAGTTTAGCACCAAGTCCTTATTACAGCAGTTGATTATCGCGATCGGCCAAAATGTAAAAAAGCGTCATCGTAATTATGCGACATCCCTGAAAGTGGAAAAGATCATCAACTATATGAATCAACATCTGCATCGTAAAATCACCTTGACCGAATTATCTGAGCTCGTACAGTTATCAGCCCCGTATTTATCAAGAGCTTTCAAAGAGATTACAGGATACTCCATCATAGAATTTTTCAACAAACTGAAGATGGATAAGGCAAAAGAGATCATTTTGGAAGGAAACAACAAAGTTAAAGAGGTTGCGCAGTTACTCGGTTACACGGATGAATTCTATTTCAGTAGGTTATTTAAACAATTGGAAGGGATGAGTCCAACGGAATTTTACAGCAAAAATGTCCATGGAGTTTAA
- a CDS encoding multidrug efflux MFS transporter: MPLWKKNLIVCWFGMFVTGVGMSQIAPILPLYIKQLGVNDSAAIAQFSGIAFGITFVLSAIFSPIWGAASDRWGRKPMLLRASLGMAIVVGCMGFSTNVYMLIGLRLLQGVITGYSTACTTLIATQTDSKHAGYALGTLSTANIAGSLIGPTIGGFIGVNWGLQNSFFITGGLMMIAFITTALFVKESFTREDKVVLGLREVWRKVPEKSLTINLFVTFFVLTVALYSVEPIITVYITQLSGNTSHVALLAGIVFSASGLANLIAAPRLGRLSDRIGAQKVILVALLAAGILFIAQAFVASPWQLMGLRFLLGLAAAGLIPSVNTLIKKITPASLTGRMFGFNMSAGYLGVFGGAVLGGQVAAWMGIRYVFFITSALILINAGWVYFKVYKKLETNGREDHGKLEKSRS; encoded by the coding sequence ATGCCGCTGTGGAAAAAAAATTTGATTGTATGTTGGTTTGGAATGTTTGTGACCGGAGTTGGGATGAGCCAGATCGCACCGATTTTGCCGCTGTACATCAAGCAGCTTGGTGTGAACGACTCAGCAGCGATTGCCCAATTCTCCGGAATTGCCTTTGGCATCACATTTGTACTTTCTGCCATTTTCTCCCCCATATGGGGAGCGGCTTCCGACCGATGGGGAAGGAAACCGATGCTTCTTCGAGCTAGTTTGGGCATGGCTATAGTAGTAGGTTGTATGGGATTCTCAACAAATGTGTACATGCTCATTGGACTTCGGCTACTACAGGGTGTCATCACAGGATATAGCACCGCCTGTACGACGCTGATTGCGACCCAAACCGATTCCAAACATGCGGGCTATGCTCTGGGCACACTTTCAACGGCCAACATTGCAGGTTCCTTGATCGGACCTACAATTGGTGGTTTCATCGGGGTGAATTGGGGACTCCAGAATTCATTTTTTATAACGGGTGGGCTGATGATGATAGCCTTTATTACGACCGCCTTGTTTGTGAAAGAATCGTTCACGAGAGAGGACAAAGTGGTGCTTGGCCTCAGGGAAGTATGGCGAAAAGTGCCCGAGAAAAGTTTGACGATTAACTTATTCGTTACTTTTTTTGTACTCACTGTGGCCTTATATTCGGTGGAGCCTATCATTACCGTGTATATTACGCAGCTTTCCGGTAACACTTCGCATGTTGCTCTGTTGGCCGGAATCGTATTCTCGGCATCAGGACTCGCCAATCTCATTGCTGCACCAAGGTTGGGCAGGCTTTCGGACCGAATAGGCGCACAGAAGGTCATATTGGTTGCTCTTCTAGCTGCCGGAATTCTCTTCATAGCACAGGCGTTTGTAGCGAGTCCGTGGCAATTGATGGGCCTGCGTTTTTTATTGGGATTGGCGGCAGCCGGGCTGATTCCTTCGGTGAATACTCTGATCAAAAAAATTACACCAGCTTCACTTACAGGTAGAATGTTCGGTTTCAACATGTCAGCAGGATATCTAGGAGTATTCGGCGGTGCCGTTTTAGGTGGACAAGTGGCTGCCTGGATGGGAATACGATATGTGTTCTTTATTACCAGCGCATTGATATTGATCAATGCTGGCTGGGTGTATTTTAAGGTCTACAAAAAACTTGAAACGAATGGGAGAGAAGATCATGGAAAACTTGAAAAAAGCAGAAGCTGA
- a CDS encoding hydrolase — MENLKKAEAEQLTAERTALVVIDLQKGIVNSPLQAPHTGEQVVQNAAKLAQAFTEKGAFVVLVKVSSVDGKDMLKPKTDMERGAIQFSADWDQFVPEMTAHTPYHTVAKRQWGAFFGTDLDLQLRRRGIDTIVLSGVSTSIGVDTTAREAYQHGYQQIFVEDAMTAATKEEHDYVCKTIFPRLGRIRSSEEVVTALK, encoded by the coding sequence ATGGAAAACTTGAAAAAAGCAGAAGCTGAGCAGCTTACAGCCGAAAGAACAGCGTTGGTTGTGATTGATTTGCAAAAGGGGATTGTGAATAGCCCGCTACAGGCTCCACATACAGGTGAGCAGGTGGTGCAGAATGCGGCCAAGTTAGCACAGGCTTTCACGGAAAAGGGAGCCTTTGTCGTGCTTGTAAAAGTCTCGTCAGTCGATGGAAAAGACATGTTGAAACCAAAAACGGATATGGAACGGGGAGCGATTCAGTTTAGCGCAGACTGGGATCAATTCGTGCCTGAAATGACTGCCCATACTCCTTATCATACGGTTGCCAAGCGTCAATGGGGTGCGTTCTTCGGTACCGATCTTGACCTCCAGTTGCGACGTCGGGGAATAGATACCATTGTATTAAGTGGCGTTTCCACGTCGATCGGTGTGGATACTACAGCGAGAGAAGCTTATCAGCACGGTTATCAACAGATTTTTGTTGAAGATGCAATGACGGCTGCTACCAAGGAAGAGCATGACTACGTTTGTAAAACCATTTTCCCCAGATTGGGCCGCATTCGCTCCAGTGAAGAAGTGGTTACGGCGCTGAAATAG
- the ytaF gene encoding sporulation membrane protein YtaF, which yields MAWMLILALAVSSSLDNLGVGLSYGIRKIRISLFSNFLIAVVCLLFSYSGILFGKWISIVLPGVFPILLGTFILLVIGFRIILLSVPRKKKDHEETDSQTLGIGSILQNPERVDLDKSNHIGILEALILGVALSTNALTNGLSAGLMGLSPLYISLTAAIGSFVTVWFGVWMGAKAANVRIGSFTLGQFGTLVSGVLLLLIAANNLF from the coding sequence ATGGCGTGGATGCTTATTCTTGCTTTGGCCGTCTCTTCGAGTCTTGACAATCTGGGTGTCGGACTATCATACGGGATCCGAAAAATCAGAATCAGCCTATTTTCGAATTTTTTGATCGCCGTTGTTTGTTTATTGTTCAGCTATTCAGGTATTTTGTTCGGAAAATGGATTTCGATCGTGCTTCCTGGCGTTTTTCCTATACTGCTGGGGACATTCATCCTACTCGTTATCGGTTTTCGTATCATCTTATTATCGGTTCCCCGCAAGAAGAAAGATCACGAAGAGACTGACTCTCAAACCCTCGGGATTGGGTCTATTTTGCAAAATCCAGAACGGGTAGATTTAGACAAATCAAACCATATTGGAATCCTTGAAGCATTGATTCTGGGCGTTGCTCTTTCGACAAATGCACTGACGAATGGTCTAAGCGCCGGGCTGATGGGCCTATCCCCCTTGTATATTTCCCTTACCGCAGCCATCGGCAGTTTTGTTACCGTATGGTTTGGCGTGTGGATGGGGGCCAAAGCGGCTAACGTTCGTATTGGTTCGTTCACATTGGGACAGTTCGGAACACTTGTCAGCGGGGTTCTCTTATTGTTGATTGCAGCCAATAATTTGTTCTAA
- a CDS encoding DUF1232 domain-containing protein, which yields MLVRAHDQTKDCHIGDLIKPLLARRELSMRKFSTLCGMDTATISRILNGKQQPKLTHLQIFSEQLDVSLDHLIEATGYKINHVKRETERGILDSLESIKTVLQHTKLLDLDITTERIEQEMVKYEQYARTDEGHRIICKEFDLKINQINGAGPFIDHLKEMHIQYCDEITPENDRTLIGSALLYFISSADLIPDYLFPIGYLDDAIVVYLVLDRLKQRS from the coding sequence ATGCTGGTGAGAGCACATGATCAAACAAAGGATTGCCATATTGGAGATTTGATCAAGCCTCTACTTGCCAGACGTGAGCTCTCGATGCGCAAATTTAGTACGTTGTGCGGAATGGACACGGCTACCATTTCTCGGATTCTGAACGGGAAGCAGCAACCGAAGCTCACACATTTGCAGATTTTTTCCGAACAGTTGGACGTTTCACTGGATCATCTTATTGAGGCTACAGGCTACAAAATCAATCATGTCAAAAGAGAGACTGAGCGGGGTATTCTGGATTCGCTTGAATCGATCAAAACGGTTCTGCAACATACGAAATTATTGGACCTCGATATAACAACAGAGCGGATAGAACAGGAGATGGTTAAGTATGAACAATACGCACGTACGGATGAAGGGCATCGAATAATATGTAAGGAGTTTGATCTAAAAATCAATCAGATAAACGGTGCGGGACCGTTTATAGATCACTTGAAGGAAATGCATATTCAATACTGTGATGAGATTACACCCGAGAACGATCGTACTCTGATCGGTAGTGCGTTATTATACTTTATTTCGTCTGCCGATCTGATCCCGGACTATCTCTTTCCGATTGGTTATCTGGATGATGCCATTGTTGTGTATCTGGTGTTGGATCGTCTGAAGCAACGCTCATGA